A genomic segment from Scomber japonicus isolate fScoJap1 chromosome 11, fScoJap1.pri, whole genome shotgun sequence encodes:
- the rpe gene encoding ribulose-phosphate 3-epimerase, translated as MSYNAKIGPSILSSDLSCLGSECVRMMECGADYLHLDVMDGHFVPNITFGHPMVECLRKSVGQDPFFDMHMMVSRPEQWVKPMAAAGANQYTFHLEATTNPGNLIKEIKESGMKVGVAIKPGTTVEELAPWANQIDMALVMTVEPGFGGQKFMEDQMPKVSWLRSQFPSLDIEVDGGVGPDTIHKCAEAGANMIVSGSAVIGNDDPRSVIALLRTVVAEAIQKRSLDR; from the exons ATGTCTTACAATGCAAAGATCGGTCCGTCCATCCTGAGCAGCGACCTGTCCTGTCTGGGCAGCGAGTGTGTGCGGATGATGGAGTGCGGGGCAGACTACCTGCACCTGGACGTCATGGATGG ACATTTTGTCCCTAACATCACATTTGGTCACCCCATGGTAGAGTGCCTAAGGAAGTCAGTAGGCCAAGATCCTTTTTTTg ACATGCACATGATGGTGTCTCGGCCGGAGCAGTGGGTGAAGCCCATGGCTGCAGCAGGAGCCAACCAGTACACATTCCACTTAGAGGCCACCACCAACCCTGGAAACCTCATTAAGGAGATAAAAGAGAGTGGCATGAAG GTGGGTGTAGCCATAAAGCCTGGTACTACCGTTGAAGAGCTAGCACCCTGGGCAAACCAGATCGACATGGCTCTGGTCATGACTGTTGAACCTGGCTTTGGAGGACAGAAGTTTATGGAGGACCAGATGCCAAAG GTGAGCTGGCTGAGGAGCCAGTTCCCTTCATTAGACATTGAAGTAGATGGAGGTGTTGGCCCTGACACCATTCACAAGTGTGCTGAG GCAGGAGCCAACATGATTGTGTCAGGCAGTGCTGTGATAGGTAACGACGACCCTCGTTCTGTCATCGCTCTTCTGCGCACCGTGGTGGCCGAAGCAATCCAGAAGCGCTCGCTAGACCGTTGA